The Brassica oleracea var. oleracea cultivar TO1000 chromosome C7, BOL, whole genome shotgun sequence sequence AAGAACCTCCCACCATATGGAGTCTCCATCAATCTTCTCCCCTGGATCTGCTGGTCCATTTGGTGCTCTCGCAACCAACTCCTCTTCCAAAGCAGGACATATTCACCACAGGAGACCTTCAACAAAGCTATCCTTTTGGCGAGGGAATGGGAACATGCCCAAAAACCCAAGCCAGCAAGAGGACCTGCTACCATCGCAGCCCCGCCGCTCCCGACTGAAACGAGCTCTGCAATCCGATGTAACACAGACGCGGCCTGGAAGCCGGACTCAACAACAGCAGGAATCAGCTGGATCTTCACAGCTCCATCTACCGTGGAAGTCAATAGGGGATCGAAGATTCAGATGCATGTCTCCTCCCCGCTTCTCGCAGAAGCCTTAGCCATCAGGTAAGCTCTCCAACAGGCGATCTCCCTTAAACTCACTCATATCTGGGTACGCTCAGACTCCCAAGTGCTCGTTAGAGCAATCGACCGGAATCGAAGTTCATCGGAACTCCACGGAGTTCTCTCGGACGTCACCGGCCTCACATCGTCGTTTATTTTCTGTTTCTTTTCTTTCATTTCTAGGAATTCAAATGGGCCTGCAGATGCCCTAGCAAAGGCCTGCCTTGCAAACTTTGTATCATCTGGGTTTTAAGCTACCTTTTTATTTAATGAAAGTATTAGTGTTTCAAAAAAAAAAAACACAACATTAAATGACAAAATGATCCAATAACTCTTTTAATTTTAACTGATGATCTCTACATGTTCGTCGTCTTCAAACTCATCACCCATCAATCTTTCTCTTGCCTTCCTCACCTGCAATGCCCACATGATTCATATGAATATTAAATAGACATCAATTTTACGTAACTCTCTTACATTGACTAATCATGGTTGTGCCTTCACAATCATTAAATGTATGAAACCAACATATCAAAAGGCGTATCACTTTCAGTAATTTACTAACCTGTTGTTTCCAGTTGGTGAGGCTGACGATAAGACCAAGCAAAACAGCTTGTACACAAGACCCAACTGTGATACCAATCCAGAGTCCTCTTCCACTCATTTTAAACCTAAATCCTAATACAGCAGCAGCTGGTATTCCAAAAAGATAATATGCAGCTAGGTTAACATATGCTCCAATATCTTGCCTCCCTGATCCTCTAGCCACACCTGTTTTTATTCGTTAAGTTAGTAGTCTCTTAATTAGTCAATGACTACGACATTATAGGATCAGAATCTAACCTGAAAGAACTGCGTGAAGGGCATCGAATATGACTGATAAAGAAACCAGAGGTGCCATTGTTCTTACATAATCCACAACTTCGGTTTCTGAACTGAATAGGTAACCAAATACGTTTCTTGCAGCAAAAACTATTGCACTCACCATAACTGATTCTACTCCTGTGATAACCATCACTGTGTAAACTGCCATTCGAGCTTTTTTCGGGTTTCCAGCTCCTAATTCGTTTGCAACTCTTGTACTACAACACCAATAAAACAGATGTGATGAGATGGTTTTGAGATGTCTCCCTTTCTTATTAAATCGAAAAAGAAAAACCTTGCTGCTGCGCCTAGACTCTCAGGTATTTGGTACAAGGAGGAGATTGTTGATAGACTGTTAAAACAAGGAAGCATGCAAGTGTTTTTATATGATGATATTTCATTCCAAAATACAAGCAGAGTTGGTCATGGACATAGCGAAGTAAAACATTAGTCTTACACTACAAGAAAACAGCGGTATTCTGACGGACATTCCGACGNNNNNNNNNNNNNNNNNNNNNNNNNNNNNNNNNNNNNNNNNNNNNNNNNNNNNNNNNNNNNNNNNNNNNNNNNNNNNNNNNNNNNNNNNNNNNNNNNNNNATTCTCAATCCCTAAATCATCTCAAATCCTGTTCCAAACTCGTTGATAGNNNNNNNNNNNNNNNNNNNNNNNNNNNNNNNNNNNNNNNNNNNNNNNNNNNNNNNNNNNNNNNNNNNNNNNNNNNNNNNNNNNNNNNNNNNNNNNNNNNNNNNNNNNNNNNNNNNNNNNNNNNNNNNNNNNNNNNNNNNNNNNNNNNNNNNNNNNNNNNNNNNNNNNNNNNNNNNNNNNNNNNNNNNNNNNNNNNNNNNNNNNNNNNNNNNNNNNNNNNNNNNNNNNNNNNNNNNNNNNNNNNNNNNNNNNNNNNNNNNNNNNNNNNNNNNNNNNNNNNNNNNNNNNNNNNNNNNNNNNNNNNNNNNNNNNNNNNNNNNNNNNNNNNNNNNNNNNNNNNNNNNNNNNNNNNNNNNNNNNNNNNNNNNNNNNNNNNNNNNNNNNNNNNNNNNNNNNNNNNNNNNNNNNNNNNNNNNNNNNNNNNNNNNNNNNNNNNNNNNNNNNNNNNNNNNNNNNNNNNNNNNNNNNNNNNNNNNNNNNNNNNNNNNNNNNNNNNNNNNNNNNNNNNNNNNNNNNNNNNNNNNNNNNNNNNNNNNNNNNNNNNNNNNNNNNNNNNNNNNNNNNNNNNNNNNNNNNNNNNNNNNNNNNNNNNNNNNNNNNNNNNNNNNNNNNNNNNNNNNNNNNNNNNNNNNNNNNNNNNNNNNNNNNNNNNNNNNNNNNNNNNNNNNNNNNNNNNNNNNNNNNNNNNNNNNNNNNNNNNNNNNNNNNNNNNNNNNNNNNNNNNNNNNNNNNNNNNNNNNNNNNNNNNNNNNNNNNNNNNNNNNNNNNNNNNNNNNNNNNNNNNNNNNNNNNNNNNNNNNNNNNNNNNNNNNNNNNNNNNNNNNNNNNNNNNNNNNNNNNNNNNNNNNNNNNNNNNNNNNNNNNNNNNNNNNNNNNNNNNNNNNNNNNNNNNNNNNNNNNNNNNNNNNNNNNNNNNNNNNNNNNNNNNNNNNNNNNNNNNNNNNNNNNNNNNNNNNNNNNNNNNNNNNNNNNNNNNNNNNNNNNNNNNNNNNNNNNNNNNNNNNNNNNNNNNNNNNNNNNNNNNNNNNNNNNNNNNNNNNNNNNNNNNNNNNNNNNNNNNNNNNNNNNNNNNNNNNNNNNNNNNNNNNNNNNNNNNNNNNNNNNNNNNNNNNNNNNNNNNNNNNNNNNNNNNNNNNNNNNNNNNNNNNNNNNNNNNNNNNNNNNNNNNNNNNNNNNNNNNNNNNNNNNNNNNNNNNNNNNNNNNNNNNNNNNNNNNNNNNNNNNNNNNNNNNNNNNNNNNNNNNNNNNNNNNNNNNNNNNNNNNNNNNNNNNNNNNNNNNNNNNNNNNNNNNNNNNNNNNNNNNNNNNNNNNNNNNNNNNNNNNNNNNNNNNNNNNNNNNNNNNNNNNNNNNNNNNNNNNNNNNNNNNNNNNNNNNNNNNNNNNNNNNNNNNNNNNNNNNNNNNNNNNNNNNNNNNNNNNNNNNNNNNNNNNNNNNNNNNNNNNNNNNNNNNNNNNNNNNNNNNNNNNNNNNNNNNNNNNNNNNNNNNNNNNNNNNNNNNNNNNNNNNNNNNNNNNNNNNNNNNNNNNNNNNNNNNNNNNNNNNNNNNNNNNNNNNNNNNNNNNNNNNNNNNNNNNNNNNNNNNNNNNNNNNNNNNNNNNNNNNNNNNNNNNNNNNNNNNNNNNNNNNNNNNNNNNNNNNNNNNNNNNNNNNNNNNNNNNNNNNNNNNNNNNNNNNNNNNNNNNNNNNNNNNNNNNNNNNNNNNNNNNNNNNNNNNNNNNNNNNNNNNNNNNNNNNNNNNNNNNNNNNNNNNNNNNNNNNNNNNNNNNNNNNNNNNNNNNNNNNNNNNNNNNNNNNNNNNNNNNNNNNNNNNNNNNNNNNNNNNNNNNNNNNNNNNNNNNNNNNNNNNNNNNNNNNNNNNNNNNNNNNNNNNNNNNNNNNNNNNNNNNNNNNNNNNNNNNNNNNNNNNNNNNNNNNNNNNNNNNNNNNNNNNNNNNNNNNNNNNNNNNNNNNNNNNNNNNNNNNNNNNNNNNNNNNNNNNNNNNNNNNNNNNNNNNNNNNNNNNNNNNNNNNNNNNNNNNNNNNNNNNNNNNNNNNNNNNNNNNNNNNNNNNNNNNNNNNNNNNNNNNNNNNNNNNNNNNNNNNNNNNNNNNNNNNNNNNNNNNNNNNNNNNNNNNNNNNNNNNNNNNNNNNNNNNNNNNNNNNNNNNNNNNNNNNNNNNNNNNNNNNNNNNNNNNNNNNNNNNNNNNNNNNNNNNNNNNNNNNNNNNNNNNNNNNNNNNNNNNNNNNNNNNNNNNNNNNNNNNNNNNNNNNNNNNNNNNNNNNNNNNNNNNNNNNNNNNNNNNNNNNNNNNNNNNNNNNNNNNNNNNNNNNNNNNNNNNNNNNNNNNNNNNNNNNNNNNNNNNNNNNNNNNNNNNNNNNNNNNNNNNNNNGTTGATCCAGAAGTACTTACGGCTCAGTTGAAGGACAAAGATGATCGTATATCTTTGTTGGAGACCCAGATGGCGGCTCAACAGGCGGGCTATGAGGCACAGAGGAGGCTGAACCAGCAAATGATGGAGATGATGCAGAGGATGTACCCGAACGAGGTGTTCCCGGACGTGCCAGACCCGTAGTTTTTTTTTTTTCCAAAAACTCGGAATGTTTTATTTTTATTTGTGAAACTTTGAATATTAATTAATATGATTTCAATTTTAATTTTAATTTCATATTTTCGAATTTAAATTTCAGAAATTTTATTTTTTTTAAAAAATTAATATTTTTTACATTCCGAGGAAATTAATTATATTTTTTACTCGATCGATCGATCGATCTGTTTACAAAAAAACGTTCGGAATATACCGAGGGACCTGTTCCGCGGAATATACCGAGGAACTGTTCCCTCGGTATATACCGAGGGACATTTCCCTCGGAATATTCCGAGGAACCGGTTCCTCGGAATATACCGAGGGACATGTTCCTCGGAATATTCCGAGGAATATGTCCGTCGGTATATTCCTATCGATCGATGTATATATGTCCAAAAACGCATCGATCGATGAACGTCCGAGGAAATATCCCGACGAAGTTCTCCCTCGGTATATTCCGAGGACATTTACGACAAACTAGTGATCCTCGGAATTTCCTCGGAAGTTTGTTTCCTCGGAATTCCGTCGGAAAATTCCGAGGGATTTCCGAGGAAAGAAGAAATTTCGAGGAATTATTTCCGACGACTTGTTTCGTCGGTATGTCGTCGGAATAACGATATTCCGACGAAATTCCGACGATTTTTTCCCTCAGAATCCTTGCTGTTTTCTTGTAGTGTTAAGCCACCAAAAGTTTTAAGAATTAATATAAACATATGCTCTCAAATTGATGAAAAAATAATGAAAATTTTTACTAAATTATATTTGGCCCCCAAAATCTTAAAACCGGCACAAGTCTTTAGAAGATAAGGAACATACCACACTGAGAGAACAGAGGTTTCTAGCTTCGGATTCGGTAATATCCCAGAGAGCATGACAAGAAACTCGAATGACCACCACTCAAGGCTAATTCAACACCATAAACACACATGTTCATTAAACTCAGTTCAAATGTAATATTATATACTCTGTGACCAAAACCAAAAAAGAGGCAAAGAGGTTGTTCATACCAAATCATAGAAGCAGATGGGATACCAAACCGGAAAAACTCTCTCATTCCTTTAAACACATTCACGGAGATCCTTCCACGGGTCTTGCTACAGCTAGAAGAAAACGTCATATACAATCCAAGAACAGTCGCGTTAAGCCAGTATGAAACACTGATCGCAATAGCTGCACCTAGGCTTCCAAGCCCAAACTTGAAAACCAAGCTCCAGCAGAGAACAACATGGCAACATAGAGCAGACATTGAGCTCATAATCAAAGGCAAAACCAAACTCTGCGCTTGGAAAAACCGAACAAGCGGCTGTAGTGTTGCGTAAGCAAAGAGAGCTGGCATGAGCCAAGTGGCAAACTTCCCTGCTTCGTGAGAAACAAGAGGATCTTGTCCGATGAAAGAGAGTATCTCACCCATGTAACTCCATAGAATAGACAAAGGGATAGAGACAATGAGCAGAGAGAAGATCCCTGTGTATGTATGTTCTCCAAGCTTTTCAAACTGCTTAGCTCCATTAGCTTGGCCACATAAAGTCTCCAACGCACTAGCCAATCCAAACTGTAAACAAATAATTTTTTTAAATAATTTACATAAATATAGATCTTTAAAATTTTCTTAATTAAAATTTTTACTAAATTATTTATAGCTCCAACATCTTCGGGGTCGGTCCTGATTAATGGCATAGTTTTTCAAAAAAAGAGAGGATAGAGAAAGAGATCATACGACGAGGCTAAAGCCTGTGACGCTGCAGAAAGAAACGGCGATGGCTGTGCTTGAGAGGTAAAGCTCACCTAGATGACCAACCATCATGATGGATATGACTTGAAGAAAGTACATGGATGAGTTCACTGCAATCATAGGACCTGCTATGTAATTGAGCCTCCTCATCTCCGGGAAAAACCCATCTCTCGTGTTGACTTCTTCTTCTCCTCCGGCTAGTAAAGCCTTCTCCGCCGTGTCCATTTTTCCTGAGTTCTCTGCTGTTTCTCCGGAGACTTCGAGATTTGTGATGAATATTAATAAAAGTCTCCCTCCTTTGTATAGCAGTAGTAGTAGTTATTTATATTTGTGGAAGTTAGCGGAGTGTCGTGTTATGATTCTATACCTCTTCAAGATGCAGCAGCGTCTCACTTTGTCACCGATGCATGTGTTCTCTGTCATTCATCTAATTGGGCCTAATTAAGAAAACGCATCTGAGATTAACCTTTGGTGAAAGTTTCTATATTGAAATTACAAAAGTTATATACATTGTAACTTGTTAAAAGAGTAGGAACAAAATTTATAGTTCTTTGATTGGTTAAAAGAGTTTCAATGTTTATTATAACATATCCAATTCATGTCTGTATTTACATATAATATTATTTAGAGGTAAATTTATTCCAATCCATTTTTTCGAAATAGTTTTTTCTCTTTCTTTATTTAAGAAAAATAACATTTAACAATATTTAGAATTTATAAGAATACTATTTTTGAAGAATGCATTAGAATAAATTTTACCTTATTATAAAATTATTCTATTTTATATTATAAAATAGCAAAATGTATTAAAAATGGTTGCCGGGACAGAATAGTCTAGTGGTAAAACACTAGAGTGAACTGGATTCCAAGGCACACGGGTTCGACTCCTCCGGGATTCCAGAGAGCGCCCAGTGACAAAAAAAAAAAAAAAAAAAAAAAAAAAAAAAAAAAAAAAAAAAAAAAAATATAANNNNNNNNNNNNNNNNNNNNNNNNNNNNNNNNNNNNNNNNNNNNNNNNNNNNNNNNNNNNNNNTTTAAAAAAAAAATTAAAAAAAATTAATTTTCAAAAAAAAAAAAAAAAAAAAAAAGTATT is a genomic window containing:
- the LOC106306865 gene encoding MATE efflux family protein 5-like isoform X3 — its product is MDTAEKALLAGGEEEVNTRDGFFPEMRRLNYIAGPMIAVNSSMYFLQVISIMMVGHLGELYLSSTAIAVSFCSVTGFSLVFGLASALETLCGQANGAKQFEKLGEHTYTGIFSLLIVSIPLSILWSYMGEILSFIGQDPLVSHEAGKFATWLMPALFAYATLQPLVRFFQAQSLVLPLIMSSMSALCCHVVLCWSLVFKFGLGSLGAAIAISVSYWLNATVLGLYMTFSSSCSKTRGRISVNVFKGMREFFRFGIPSASMICLEWWSFEFLVMLSGILPNPKLETSVLSVCTRVANELGAGNPKKARMAVYTVMVITGVESVMVSAIVFAARNVFGYLFSSETEVVDYVRTMAPLVSLSVIFDALHAVLSGVARGSGRQDIGAYVNLAAYYLFGIPAAAVLGFRFKMSGRGLWIGITVGSCVQAVLLGLIVSLTNWKQQVRKARERLMGDEFEDDEHVEIIS
- the LOC106306865 gene encoding MATE efflux family protein 5-like isoform X1 — protein: MDTAEKALLAGGEEEVNTRDGFFPEMRRLNYIAGPMIAVNSSMYFLQVISIMMVGHLGELYLSSTAIAVSFCSVTGFSLVFGLASALETLCGQANGAKQFEKLGEHTYTGIFSLLIVSIPLSILWSYMGEILSFIGQDPLVSHEAGKFATWLMPALFAYATLQPLVRFFQAQSLVLPLIMSSMSALCCHVVLCWSLVFKFGLGSLGAAIAISVSYWLNATVLGLYMTFSSSCSKTRGRISVNVFKGMREFFRFGIPSASMICLEWWSFEFLVMLSGILPNPKLETSVLSVCLSTISSLYQIPESLGAAASTRVANELGAGNPKKARMAVYTVMVITGVESVMVSAIVFAARNVFGYLFSSETEVVDYVRTMAPLVSLSVIFDALHAVLSGVARGSGRQDIGAYVNLAAYYLFGIPAAAVLGFRFKMSGRGLWIGITVGSCVQAVLLGLIVSLTNWKQQVSKLLKVIRLLICWFHTFNDCEGTTMISQCKRVT
- the LOC106306865 gene encoding MATE efflux family protein 5-like isoform X2 — translated: MDTAEKALLAGGEEEVNTRDGFFPEMRRLNYIAGPMIAVNSSMYFLQVISIMMVGHLGELYLSSTAIAVSFCSVTGFSLVFGLASALETLCGQANGAKQFEKLGEHTYTGIFSLLIVSIPLSILWSYMGEILSFIGQDPLVSHEAGKFATWLMPALFAYATLQPLVRFFQAQSLVLPLIMSSMSALCCHVVLCWSLVFKFGLGSLGAAIAISVSYWLNATVLGLYMTFSSSCSKTRGRISVNVFKGMREFFRFGIPSASMICLEWWSFEFLVMLSGILPNPKLETSVLSVCLSTISSLYQIPESLGAAASTRVANELGAGNPKKARMAVYTVMVITGVESVMVSAIVFAARNVFGYLFSSETEVVDYVRTMAPLVSLSVIFDALHAVLSGVARGSGRQDIGAYVNLAAYYLFGIPAAAVLGFRFKMSGRGLWIGITVGSCVQAVLLGLIVSLTNWKQQVRKARERLMGDEFEDDEHVEIIS